The genomic window AGATAATCGCGGGCCGCGACACGTTGCAGCAGTACCTTGAGCTTCGTCCCGAAGAGGTCCAACAGCGAGGCGACTCGCAACACGCCGTCCTCCGTTAGCTCCGGATTCCCCACGCGGCCAGTGTCGATGCCGCCGAAGAAAGAGACTTTCACCGGATTCGTTGCACTGCGGGGTGTCGTAGAAACGGTCAACGTGTCAGGCGCCCTTTGGAGCACGTCAGCCCGTGTCATGAAGGGAAGGCGGAAGAGGAGGTCGAAGTCGACGGCGTCCGACGAGAAGAAGTCGAAGTCGACCGAGGAACGGTGGCGCAATCTCAGCGCCAGAGCGGTGCCGCCGTAGAGGACGAAAGAGTCGGGGATGTCCGCCAACGAGGACCACAGCTTCCGTTGCTCGTCGGGAAGAACGTCGAGAAACGGCTTGAACGTCACCGCGGGATCTCCCGCGGCAGACGCCGCACAGGTAACTCGGGAGGCGGGGTCAAACCAAGGCGGAGATGCCAGAAATGCCAGGAACGAGGATTGAAGATGCCGATGGGCGCGTCGCGCAACGCGTCGCGCAACTCGGAGGTGGAAACGAGCGACAGCAGCCAGCGGATGTCGTCCGCGGTGCCGAGGTTCATCATCTGCGCCAGGAATAGTGGCCGGTCCGCCAGGGTGCGTTCCGGTGGTTGCCACCAGACGTACTTCCTGGCCATGGACGGTGCGCGTTCGGCACCGGTCAAACGGTCGGCGTTGTGCTCGCGGACGTGTGAATTGGTTCCCATCAAGGCCAGAATGTAGGCTTCAAGCACGTTTTGCAAGGAGCATTACAGAGGTCCGCCGGCGGTGACAGTGGGAGCAAGGCGTGTACCCCCGGTACCTTGACACTTACTCCACCGCTGACCCCGTGACCGGCTGCACGCGGCTCAGCACGTTGCCCAGGGGGCCTGTCTCGGCGGGGGCACCGTTCAGGTAGGCGATGAACTGGTGCGACTGCACGGGGACACGCGGGCCGGGGGTGAGTATGCCGACGAGGTTCAGGGGGTCGGTGCAGGACACGATGACCGGCTCCTTGTCGGCCGGGAGGCGGCGCACGGTGCGCATGGACTCGACGGCGTCGGGGAGGGCGTACTGCTCGCCCACGAAGCCGTTGACGAAACGGCCGCCGCGGATCTCGCCGCGGGCCTCCATGCGGCGGTAGGCCTGGAGCAGCAGGCGCCAGGGCGGGCAGCGGGTCTCCCGAGACAGGAGTTCCCGGAAGACGACGCCGTAGCGTTGCAGGAGTTGACGAGCCAGCGTCTCGGTGGCGGCCTCGGCTGCGCCGGGGTCTTCCTTGCGCCACAAGGACCAGCGGCCCACGGGCATGGATTGCGCCGCGGCGCCCTTGCGGTTGCCGCGCCGGTTCTCCTTCCGTTTGAGCTCCGGGGTGAGCAGCATGCGCAGGCCGGCGATGCCGTCTCCGGTGACCTGCCCGCGGGTGACCAGCTCCCACAGGGCGCGCTCGGTGCGGACCGTCAGGTGCCCGGTTCCCCGGGCGATGTCGGCGAGGAAGGAGGCGCCGTGGTTTTCCAGGTACGCGGCCACGTCGTGGGCGGCGGCGGAGAGCCCCTGGAGACCGCGCCAGTCCAGGGCGTCCGGGTCGAGGAAGTGTGGCAGGTCCTCGCGGATGACGAAGGCCAGCGGCGCGGAGCGGGTAGGGGTGGTCCGGCGCGCCTTGCCGTTGGCCGGCCGGAGCGCCAGGGGCGCCGCGTCCCAGAGTTTGGCCACGGAGGGGTCGTCCTCCGGGGCGCCGGTGTCGCGCCGCAGCCGTCCCCAGGTGATCACGCCCGCGAGGCACAGGTGCTCCAGTTCGGCGGCGTCGTAGGCGGCGATGCGCGCCGGCAGGACGTGCTGTTCCCACGCCGGGGCGGGAAGCTCCATGCCCTGGAGCTGGAGGATGACCTGGTGGACACCGTCGCGGCCGTGAAGCTGCGCGCCCGGTTGCACGTGCTGCCAGCGCAGCAGGAAGCGGATGAAGTCCGCCCCCGACACGGGTTGGATCTCGCGCCGCAGCCGGCCCAGGGTGAGGCGGTGGATACGCGACAGGAGCCGGCGCTCACACCATTCCACCGGGGCATCGGCGGCGGTGCCGGGTGAGAAGCGGCCTTGCAGCACCACTCCGGAGACTTCCAGGGCGGTGAGGGCGCGCGCCACCGATTCGACGGGAAGGCCGGTGCGGGCGGCCAGTGCTTCGCCGGTGATGGGGCCGCAGATTTCCATCCACCCCTGCACGG from Deltaproteobacteria bacterium includes these protein-coding regions:
- a CDS encoding nucleotidyl transferase AbiEii/AbiGii toxin family protein — its product is MTFKPFLDVLPDEQRKLWSSLADIPDSFVLYGGTALALRLRHRSSVDFDFFSSDAVDFDLLFRLPFMTRADVLQRAPDTLTVSTTPRSATNPVKVSFFGGIDTGRVGNPELTEDGVLRVASLLDLFGTKLKVLLQRVAARDYLDLAAILRAGVPLKEGLGAAGTLYGPRFPPTEAVKALSYFNEGDATNVDPATQAFLSKQAADWDFTTAEIVKVADSLA